One window of the Mycobacterium haemophilum DSM 44634 genome contains the following:
- a CDS encoding TetR/AcrR family transcriptional regulator — protein sequence MTGSERRRQLIGIARSLFAERGYDGTSIEEIAQRANVSKPVVYEHFGGKEGLYAVVVDREMSALLDGITSSLTNNRSRVRVERVALALLTYVEERTDGFRIMIRDSPASISSGTYSSLLNDAVSQVSSILAGDFARRGLDPGLAPLYAQALVGSVSMTAQWWLDTREPKKEVVAAHLVNLMWNGLTHLEADPRLQDE from the coding sequence ATGACCGGTAGCGAGCGTCGACGCCAACTTATTGGCATTGCGCGCTCGTTGTTTGCCGAGCGCGGCTATGACGGCACCTCGATCGAAGAGATCGCGCAGCGTGCCAACGTGTCCAAGCCGGTCGTGTATGAGCATTTCGGCGGCAAGGAAGGCCTGTACGCGGTGGTGGTCGACCGTGAGATGTCGGCGTTGCTGGACGGCATCACCTCGTCGTTGACCAACAACCGGTCCCGGGTGCGTGTCGAGCGGGTCGCGCTGGCGTTGCTCACCTACGTCGAAGAACGCACCGATGGCTTCCGGATCATGATCCGCGACTCCCCGGCCTCGATCAGCTCGGGCACCTATTCCAGCTTGCTCAACGACGCCGTCAGCCAGGTCAGCTCCATCCTTGCCGGCGACTTCGCCCGTCGCGGCCTAGATCCGGGTCTGGCCCCGCTGTACGCACAGGCGCTGGTGGGTTCGGTGTCGATGACGGCGCAATGGTGGCTCGACACCCGCGAGCCCAAGAAGGAAGTCGTCGCCGCGCATCTGGTTAACCTGATGTGGAATGGCCTGACTCATCTGGAGGCCGATCCTCGGCTGCAGGACGAGTAG
- a CDS encoding fatty acyl-AMP ligase: MSRFTEKMFRNARESSKGMVTGEPHNPVRHTWGEVHERARRIAGGLAGVGVGHGDAVGVLAGAPVEIAPTAQGLWMRGASLTMLHQPTPRTDLAVWAEDTTTVIDMIEAKAVIVSDPFMPAMPVLEERGIKVVTVEQLLAADPVDPIETDEDDLALMQLTSGSTGSPKAVQITHRNVHSNAEAMFIGAQYDVEKDVMVSWLPCFHDMGMIGFLTVPMYFGAELVKVTPMDFLRDTLLWAKLIDKYKGTMTAAPNFAYALFAKRLRKQAKPGQFDLSTLRFALSGAEPVDPADVEDLCDAGAPFGLKPEAILPAYGMAETTLAVSFSECNAGLVVDEVDADLLAALRRAVPATKGNTRRLASLGPLLHGIEARIVDEDGNVLPSRGVGVIELRGESLTPGYLTMGGFMPAQDQHGWYDTGDLGYRMENGHVVVCGRVKDVIIMAGRNVYPTDIERAAGRVDGVRPGCAVAVRLDAGHSRETFAVAVESNAFEDTAEVRRIEHQVAHEVLKEVDVRPRNVVVLGPGTIPKTPSGKLRRANSVTLVT; encoded by the coding sequence GTGAGCAGGTTTACCGAAAAGATGTTCCGCAACGCCCGCGAGTCCTCCAAGGGCATGGTGACGGGTGAGCCACACAACCCGGTTCGCCACACCTGGGGCGAGGTGCATGAGCGCGCTCGTCGGATAGCCGGTGGGTTGGCAGGTGTCGGCGTAGGCCACGGCGACGCAGTCGGTGTGCTGGCAGGCGCGCCGGTCGAGATTGCTCCGACCGCACAAGGGTTATGGATGCGCGGCGCCAGTCTGACCATGCTGCATCAGCCCACCCCGCGGACCGACCTAGCGGTATGGGCGGAAGACACCACGACCGTCATCGACATGATCGAGGCCAAGGCGGTCATCGTCTCCGATCCGTTCATGCCTGCCATGCCGGTGCTCGAGGAGCGCGGCATCAAAGTGGTCACCGTCGAGCAGCTGCTGGCAGCCGATCCGGTCGACCCGATCGAGACTGACGAGGACGATCTGGCGTTAATGCAGCTGACGTCTGGATCCACTGGGTCGCCGAAAGCCGTTCAGATCACCCATCGCAACGTGCATTCCAATGCCGAGGCGATGTTCATCGGCGCCCAGTACGACGTCGAGAAAGACGTGATGGTCAGCTGGCTGCCGTGTTTTCACGACATGGGGATGATCGGGTTTTTGACGGTACCGATGTACTTCGGTGCCGAGCTGGTCAAAGTCACCCCGATGGACTTCCTGCGCGACACTCTGCTGTGGGCCAAATTGATCGACAAGTACAAGGGGACAATGACGGCCGCCCCTAACTTCGCCTACGCCTTGTTCGCCAAGCGGCTGCGCAAGCAGGCGAAACCCGGACAATTCGACCTGTCGACGCTGCGTTTCGCGCTGTCGGGTGCCGAGCCCGTGGACCCGGCCGACGTTGAGGACCTGTGCGATGCCGGCGCCCCGTTTGGGCTCAAGCCGGAGGCGATTCTGCCCGCCTACGGCATGGCCGAGACCACGCTGGCGGTGTCGTTCTCCGAATGCAACGCGGGCTTAGTGGTGGACGAGGTGGATGCCGACCTACTTGCCGCGCTGCGCCGTGCAGTGCCGGCTACCAAGGGCAATACCCGTCGGCTGGCCTCACTGGGGCCGCTGTTGCACGGCATCGAGGCCCGCATCGTCGACGAAGACGGCAACGTGCTGCCGTCTCGGGGTGTCGGCGTGATCGAGCTGCGTGGTGAGTCGCTGACACCGGGTTATCTCACGATGGGCGGGTTCATGCCGGCGCAGGACCAACACGGGTGGTATGACACCGGCGATCTCGGCTACCGGATGGAAAACGGTCACGTCGTGGTGTGCGGTCGGGTCAAGGACGTCATCATCATGGCCGGCCGCAATGTCTACCCGACCGACATCGAGCGGGCGGCGGGCCGGGTCGACGGTGTTCGCCCGGGTTGCGCGGTGGCCGTGCGACTCGACGCCGGACATTCGCGTGAGACCTTCGCTGTGGCTGTCGAGTCGAACGCCTTCGAGGACACCGCCGAGGTGCGCCGCATCGAGCATCAGGTGGCGCACGAGGTGCTCAAAGAGGTGGACGTGCGGCCGCGCAACGTGGTGGTTCTCGGCCCGGGCACCATTCCGAAGACGCCGTCGGGCAAGCTGCGGCGGGCCAATTCCGTCACCCTCGTCACGTAA
- the glmU gene encoding bifunctional UDP-N-acetylglucosamine diphosphorylase/glucosamine-1-phosphate N-acetyltransferase GlmU has translation MGDTAVLVLAAGPGSRMRSDTPKVLHTIAGRSMLSHSLHAISKLAPQHLVVVLGHEHQRIAPLVAELADALGRTIDVALQDRPRGTGHAVHCGLSALPDDYAGIVVVTSGDTPLLDADTLADLITTHNATSAAVTVLTTTFSDPLGYGRILRTQDNEVMAIVEDADASPSQREIREVNAGVYAFDIAALRSALTRLSSDNAQQELYLTDVISILRRDGQTVHARHVDDNALVAGVNNRVQLAELSAELNRRIVAAHQMAGVTIVDPATTWIDIDVTIGRDTVIHPGTQLLGRTQIGGCCVIGPDTTLTDVSVGQRAAVVRTHGTSSTIGAGAMVGPFTYLRPGTVLGAEGKLGAFVETKNSTIGTGTKVPHLTYVGDADIGEHSNIGASSVFVNYDGTTKQRTTIGSHVRTGSDTMFVAPVTVGDGAYTGAGTVVRDDVPPGALAVSAGPQRNIENWVQSKRPGSAAAAAAEEASARAGKQSQQKSEPGQLP, from the coding sequence ATGGGTGATACCGCGGTCCTGGTCTTAGCGGCCGGGCCCGGCAGCCGGATGCGGTCAGATACCCCGAAAGTGCTGCACACCATTGCCGGTCGCAGCATGTTGTCGCATTCGCTGCACGCAATCAGCAAGCTGGCACCCCAGCATCTGGTCGTGGTACTGGGCCACGAGCACCAGCGCATTGCGCCGCTGGTCGCCGAACTGGCCGACGCCCTCGGACGCACGATTGACGTCGCACTGCAGGATCGACCTCGCGGTACCGGACACGCCGTGCACTGCGGCTTGTCCGCACTACCCGATGACTACGCCGGCATTGTCGTCGTCACCTCAGGCGATACACCCCTGCTAGACGCCGACACCCTGGCCGACCTGATCACGACCCACAACGCCACATCCGCCGCGGTGACGGTACTAACCACAACGTTTAGCGATCCCCTTGGCTACGGCCGGATCCTGCGCACCCAGGACAACGAAGTGATGGCGATCGTCGAAGACGCCGACGCGTCGCCGTCACAACGTGAGATCCGCGAGGTCAACGCCGGCGTGTATGCCTTTGATATCGCGGCGTTGCGGTCGGCGTTGACCAGGCTGAGCTCCGACAACGCCCAACAGGAGCTCTACCTCACCGACGTGATCTCCATCCTGCGCCGGGACGGCCAAACGGTGCATGCCCGCCACGTCGACGACAACGCGCTGGTGGCTGGCGTCAACAACCGCGTTCAGCTGGCCGAGCTGAGCGCCGAGCTCAACCGCCGCATTGTGGCCGCTCACCAGATGGCCGGCGTCACGATCGTCGACCCTGCTACCACCTGGATCGATATCGACGTGACAATCGGCCGCGACACCGTGATCCACCCCGGCACTCAGCTGCTCGGCCGTACTCAGATCGGCGGGTGCTGCGTTATCGGCCCGGATACCACGCTGACCGACGTCTCGGTCGGTCAGCGAGCGGCGGTGGTCCGCACGCACGGCACATCGTCGACGATCGGTGCGGGCGCCATGGTCGGTCCGTTTACCTACCTGCGGCCCGGGACCGTGCTGGGCGCCGAAGGCAAGCTAGGCGCGTTCGTCGAGACCAAGAACTCCACCATCGGGACCGGCACCAAGGTGCCGCATTTGACCTACGTCGGCGACGCCGATATCGGCGAGCACAGCAACATCGGCGCGTCCAGCGTGTTCGTCAACTACGACGGCACGACCAAACAGCGCACCACGATCGGGTCGCACGTCCGCACTGGGTCGGACACCATGTTCGTCGCGCCGGTGACCGTGGGCGACGGCGCGTACACCGGCGCCGGCACGGTGGTACGCGACGACGTCCCGCCTGGAGCACTGGCGGTTTCCGCGGGCCCGCAACGCAACATCGAAAACTGGGTGCAGAGCAAGCGGCCCGGCAGTGCCGCGGCTGCGGCCGCAGAGGAGGCCTCGGCACGTGCCGGCAAACAATCCCAGCAGAAATCCGAACCCGGCCAGCTACCGTGA
- a CDS encoding LpqN/LpqT family lipoprotein has protein sequence MAQVSLVACGPKAPDYQSILSKSSTATTTTTTDKPVPLPQYLESIGVTGQQVAPNSLPGLTVSIPTPPGWSAYSNPNITPETLIIAKGGKYPTARLVVFKLRGDFDPAQVIKHGNDDAQLFENFRQLDASTATYNGFPSAMIQGSYDLEGRRLHAWNRIVVPTGPPPAKQQYLVQLTITSLANEAVAQSNDIEAIIRGFVVAPK, from the coding sequence ATGGCCCAAGTTTCACTGGTCGCCTGTGGGCCGAAAGCCCCTGACTACCAATCGATCCTGTCGAAAAGTTCGACGGCCACCACCACGACCACGACCGACAAGCCGGTCCCTTTGCCGCAGTATCTGGAAAGTATCGGCGTCACCGGGCAGCAGGTGGCGCCGAACTCCCTGCCGGGTCTTACCGTGTCGATACCGACGCCACCGGGCTGGTCGGCGTATAGCAATCCGAACATCACGCCGGAGACGCTGATCATCGCCAAAGGTGGCAAATATCCGACGGCCAGGCTCGTGGTGTTCAAGTTGCGCGGAGACTTCGACCCGGCCCAAGTCATCAAGCACGGGAACGACGATGCCCAACTCTTCGAGAACTTCAGGCAGCTGGACGCCTCGACGGCAACCTACAACGGTTTTCCGTCGGCAATGATCCAAGGCAGCTATGACCTCGAGGGCAGGCGACTACATGCCTGGAACCGGATCGTGGTCCCCACCGGCCCCCCGCCCGCCAAGCAGCAATACCTCGTTCAGCTCACCATTACTAGCTTGGCCAACGAGGCGGTCGCACAGTCAAACGACATCGAGGCGATCATCCGCGGATTTGTCGTCGCCCCCAAGTAA
- the pth gene encoding aminoacyl-tRNA hydrolase: MAEPLLVVGLGNPGDNYARTRHNVGFMVADLLAARLGSKFKAHKRSGADVVSGRLAGCSVLVAKPRSYMNESGRQVAPLAKFYSVAPADIIVVHDDLDLDFGRIRLKLGGGEGGHNGLRSVATALGTKDFQRVRIGIGRPPGRKDPASFVLENFTAAERVQVPTICEQAADATELLVELGLEPAQNRVHAW, translated from the coding sequence GTGGCCGAACCGCTTTTGGTGGTCGGCCTGGGCAACCCCGGAGACAACTATGCCCGCACCCGGCACAACGTCGGGTTTATGGTTGCCGACCTGCTCGCTGCGCGACTGGGCTCAAAATTCAAGGCGCATAAGCGTTCCGGCGCTGACGTCGTCAGCGGCCGGCTGGCCGGGTGCTCGGTGTTGGTGGCCAAGCCGCGCAGCTACATGAACGAGTCTGGCCGGCAGGTGGCGCCGCTGGCGAAGTTCTACTCGGTAGCGCCCGCGGATATCATCGTCGTCCACGACGATCTCGACCTCGACTTCGGCCGCATCCGGCTCAAGCTTGGCGGCGGCGAGGGTGGCCACAACGGGCTGCGCTCGGTGGCGACCGCGTTGGGTACCAAAGACTTTCAGCGGGTGCGTATTGGGATTGGTCGCCCGCCGGGCCGCAAAGACCCGGCGTCGTTCGTGTTGGAGAACTTCACCGCCGCCGAGCGCGTGCAGGTGCCTACCATCTGCGAGCAGGCTGCCGACGCCACCGAGTTGTTGGTCGAACTGGGTCTAGAGCCCGCGCAGAACCGCGTCCACGCCTGGTAG
- a CDS encoding RES family NAD+ phosphorylase, with translation MRLTVFRHASYDSPWWAFPSSRAGRFHRARTDTVQYLSLHPLGPAAEMLRHNVGQSGNPDDLVLNLWAAVVDVDSPTWVDFNDCARYGLTPDELVGDDYTATQALADEVVASGATAMVVPSAALPGTHNLILFGVRVRNPFLSSSLTLEEVPTGHLTDAARPAAEVVPHVRWRGAPHTALEQWKSTGNYDLFDDPTASRY, from the coding sequence ATGAGACTGACCGTATTTCGGCATGCTTCGTATGACTCGCCGTGGTGGGCATTTCCCAGCTCGCGCGCTGGTCGCTTCCACCGCGCGAGAACCGACACCGTCCAGTACTTGAGTTTGCATCCGCTCGGCCCTGCCGCCGAGATGCTTCGCCACAATGTTGGCCAGAGCGGCAATCCGGACGATCTCGTGTTGAATTTGTGGGCGGCGGTGGTCGACGTGGACAGCCCGACATGGGTCGACTTCAACGATTGCGCCAGGTACGGGCTGACGCCGGACGAGCTGGTCGGTGACGATTACACCGCTACGCAGGCTTTGGCCGACGAGGTTGTTGCCAGCGGAGCAACCGCAATGGTCGTGCCATCGGCCGCGCTGCCTGGAACCCACAACCTGATCTTGTTTGGTGTCCGAGTCCGCAATCCATTTCTGAGTTCATCTCTAACGCTCGAAGAGGTCCCGACCGGGCACCTGACCGACGCAGCGCGTCCTGCGGCCGAGGTGGTGCCGCACGTCCGGTGGCGTGGCGCTCCGCATACGGCGCTGGAGCAGTGGAAGAGCACCGGAAACTACGACCTATTCGACGATCCCACCGCATCGCGTTACTAG
- the arsC gene encoding arsenate reductase (glutaredoxin) (This arsenate reductase requires both glutathione and glutaredoxin to convert arsenate to arsenite, after which the efflux transporter formed by ArsA and ArsB can extrude the arsenite from the cell, providing resistance.), protein MAAGPHDAVIYHNPKCSTSRRTLDLLRDNGFDPSIVEYLKTPPSRDQLVRMVHDAGIDVRTAVRKREPLYAELNLATATDEQLLDAMAQHPILIERPFVVTAKGTRLARPIDAVHEIL, encoded by the coding sequence ATGGCCGCCGGCCCCCACGACGCCGTTATCTATCACAATCCCAAGTGCAGCACTTCACGCAGAACGTTAGACTTGTTGCGGGACAACGGTTTTGATCCTAGCATCGTGGAGTATCTGAAGACGCCACCGTCCCGGGACCAGCTGGTAAGAATGGTCCACGACGCCGGCATCGACGTCCGCACCGCGGTTCGCAAGCGCGAACCGCTTTATGCCGAACTTAATCTCGCCACCGCGACCGATGAGCAGCTACTAGACGCCATGGCACAGCACCCCATCCTCATCGAACGACCCTTTGTCGTCACCGCAAAGGGCACCCGGCTGGCTCGGCCGATCGACGCGGTCCACGAGATTCTGTGA
- a CDS encoding 50S ribosomal protein L25/general stress protein Ctc, translating into MAKSAVNQLSVSVRTSTGKGASRRARRDGKVPAVLYGHGEEPQHLELPAHDFAAVLRHAGTNAVLTLDIAGKEQLALTKAIDVHPIRHTIMHADLLVVRRGEKVVVEVSVEVEGNAGPDTLVTQEANTIEIEAEALSIPEQLTVSIQGAEAGTQFTAGQIPLPTGVTLVSDPEMLVVNVVNAPTAAQLEAEGAGEAGEAPEVGAAAGEVEAAATESE; encoded by the coding sequence ATGGCTAAGTCAGCGGTCAACCAGCTGAGCGTCTCAGTGCGTACTAGCACCGGCAAAGGCGCGTCCCGCAGAGCCCGACGCGACGGCAAAGTTCCCGCCGTCCTCTACGGCCACGGCGAGGAGCCGCAGCACCTGGAGTTGCCGGCACATGACTTCGCCGCCGTACTCCGACACGCCGGCACCAACGCGGTGCTCACCCTCGACATCGCCGGCAAAGAACAGCTGGCGTTGACCAAGGCAATCGACGTCCACCCGATCCGCCACACCATCATGCACGCCGATCTGCTGGTCGTGCGTCGCGGAGAAAAGGTCGTCGTCGAAGTCTCCGTGGAGGTCGAGGGCAACGCTGGACCCGACACCCTGGTCACCCAGGAGGCCAACACCATCGAGATCGAAGCCGAGGCGCTGTCGATTCCTGAGCAGTTGACGGTGTCCATCCAGGGCGCCGAAGCGGGTACCCAGTTCACCGCCGGGCAGATACCGCTGCCGACGGGCGTCACCCTTGTTTCGGACCCGGAGATGCTGGTGGTCAATGTGGTGAATGCGCCGACCGCCGCGCAGCTCGAGGCCGAGGGCGCAGGCGAGGCCGGCGAAGCCCCAGAAGTAGGAGCAGCAGCCGGCGAAGTCGAGGCCGCCGCAACCGAGTCCGAGTAG
- a CDS encoding oxidoreductase, translating to MPDWTAADLPSFAGRTAIVTGANSGLGAVTARELARNGARIILAVRNIQKGEAAAQQMTGYETGQVEVRQLDLQDLSSVRQFADGVDQVDILINNAGIMATPYAVTADGFESQIGTNHLGHFALTNLLLPKLTDRVVTVSSLMHRMGSINLDDLNWRSRRYSAWPAYSQSKLANLLFTSELQQRLTAVGSPLRALAAHPGYSHTNLQGHSGHKFADALMRVGTIVSTDADFGARQTLYAVSQDVPGNTFVGPKFGFVGRTQPVGRSRAARRTATATALWKLSEQLTGTKFPL from the coding sequence ATGCCTGACTGGACCGCCGCCGATCTGCCGTCGTTCGCGGGGCGAACCGCCATCGTTACCGGTGCCAACAGTGGGCTGGGCGCGGTGACGGCCCGCGAGCTGGCGCGGAACGGCGCCCGGATCATCCTGGCCGTCCGCAACATCCAAAAAGGCGAAGCCGCCGCGCAGCAGATGACCGGCTACGAAACCGGTCAAGTCGAGGTTCGTCAACTTGACCTGCAGGATCTTTCGTCGGTGCGTCAGTTCGCCGACGGGGTAGACCAGGTCGACATCCTGATCAATAACGCCGGCATCATGGCCACCCCGTACGCGGTGACCGCCGACGGCTTTGAGAGCCAGATTGGCACCAACCACCTCGGTCATTTCGCGCTCACCAACTTGCTGCTGCCCAAGCTCACCGATCGGGTGGTGACGGTCTCCTCGCTGATGCACAGGATGGGCAGCATCAACCTCGACGACCTGAACTGGAGGTCCCGCCGGTACTCGGCGTGGCCGGCCTATAGCCAGTCGAAGCTCGCCAACCTGCTGTTCACCAGCGAGCTGCAGCAGCGTCTGACGGCGGTCGGTTCGCCGCTGCGAGCACTGGCGGCCCATCCGGGCTACTCGCACACCAACTTGCAAGGACACTCCGGCCACAAGTTCGCCGACGCGCTGATGCGGGTCGGCACCATCGTGTCCACCGACGCCGATTTCGGCGCCCGGCAAACGTTGTACGCCGTGTCACAAGATGTGCCGGGCAACACGTTCGTCGGCCCGAAGTTCGGCTTTGTCGGCCGCACCCAGCCGGTGGGCCGCAGTCGGGCGGCTCGGCGAACAGCTACCGCCACCGCGCTCTGGAAGCTGTCCGAGCAGCTCACTGGCACCAAATTTCCCCTCTGA
- a CDS encoding 4-(cytidine 5'-diphospho)-2-C-methyl-D-erythritol kinase codes for MSASDGNTATQWVPTGSVTVQVPGKVNLYLAVGDRRDDGYHELTTVFHAVSLVDEVTVRNADVLSLELVGEGADHVPTDERNIAWQAAELMAEHVGRAPDVSILIDKSIPVAGGMAGGSADAAAVLVAMNSLWELGVPRRDLRMLAAKLGSDVPFALHGGTALGTGRGEELATVLSRDTFHWVLAFADSGLHTPAVYAELDRLRDVGKPPRLAEPGPVLAALAAGDPEQLAPLLGNELQAAAVSLDPALRRALRAGVDAGALAGIVSGSGPTCAFLCASATSAIDVGAQLSGAGVCRTVRVATGPVPGARVVPAPMTEV; via the coding sequence GTGTCCGCGTCTGATGGCAACACCGCTACACAGTGGGTGCCCACCGGGTCGGTCACCGTTCAGGTGCCCGGAAAGGTCAATCTTTACCTCGCTGTCGGTGATCGCCGCGACGATGGCTACCACGAGCTGACGACGGTTTTCCATGCCGTGTCGCTGGTCGACGAGGTGACGGTGCGCAACGCCGACGTGCTGTCGCTCGAGCTCGTCGGCGAGGGTGCCGACCACGTGCCCACTGACGAACGCAACATCGCCTGGCAGGCGGCCGAGCTCATGGCCGAGCACGTTGGCCGAGCGCCGGACGTTTCGATCTTGATCGACAAGTCCATTCCGGTGGCCGGTGGGATGGCGGGCGGCAGCGCCGATGCGGCCGCGGTGTTGGTTGCGATGAACTCATTGTGGGAACTCGGCGTGCCCCGTCGCGACTTGCGCATGCTCGCGGCGAAGCTAGGTAGCGACGTGCCGTTCGCGCTACATGGTGGTACCGCGCTGGGGACCGGTCGCGGCGAGGAGCTAGCCACCGTGTTGTCCCGCGACACGTTCCACTGGGTGCTGGCGTTCGCCGACAGCGGTCTGCACACGCCGGCGGTGTACGCCGAGCTGGACCGGCTCAGGGACGTCGGAAAGCCACCACGGCTGGCCGAACCCGGGCCGGTGTTGGCCGCCCTGGCCGCCGGCGATCCCGAGCAGTTGGCGCCGCTGCTGGGCAACGAATTGCAAGCGGCCGCGGTCAGCTTGGACCCGGCGCTGCGGCGTGCGCTACGCGCCGGTGTGGACGCGGGTGCGCTCGCGGGCATCGTGTCTGGCTCGGGTCCGACCTGCGCGTTCCTGTGTGCCTCGGCGACCTCGGCGATCGATGTTGGCGCGCAGTTGTCAGGGGCGGGTGTGTGCCGCACTGTTCGGGTCGCTACCGGGCCGGTACCCGGTGCCCGCGTGGTACCCGCGCCGATGACCGAGGTCTGA
- a CDS encoding ribose-phosphate diphosphokinase: MSHDWTDNRKNLMLFSGRAHPELAEQVAKELDVHVTAQDAREFANGEIFVRFHESVRGCDAFVLQSCPAPVNSWLMEQLIMIDALKRGSAKRITAVMPFYPYARQDKKHRGREPISARLVADLLKTAGADRIVTVDLHTDQIQGFFDGPVDHMRGQNLLTGYIKDNYSDGNMVVVSPDSGRVRIAEKWADALGGVPLAFIHKTRDPRVPNQVVSNRVVGEVQGRTCVLIDDMIDTGGTIAGAVQLLRNDGASDVIIAATHGVLSHPAAQRLAQCGAREVIVTNTLPIGEEKRFSQLTVLSIAPLLASTIRAVFENGSVTGLFDGDA, from the coding sequence TTGAGCCACGACTGGACCGATAATCGAAAAAACCTGATGCTGTTTTCCGGCCGCGCACACCCGGAACTGGCCGAGCAGGTAGCCAAAGAACTCGACGTTCACGTCACCGCGCAGGACGCGCGGGAGTTCGCCAACGGCGAGATCTTCGTGCGCTTCCACGAATCAGTGCGCGGCTGCGACGCGTTCGTCCTGCAATCCTGCCCGGCACCGGTGAACAGCTGGCTGATGGAACAGCTGATCATGATCGACGCGCTCAAGCGGGGCAGCGCCAAGCGGATCACCGCCGTCATGCCGTTCTACCCCTACGCTCGACAGGACAAGAAGCACCGCGGCCGCGAACCGATCTCGGCGCGACTGGTTGCTGACCTGCTTAAGACGGCGGGCGCCGACCGGATCGTGACCGTCGATCTACACACCGACCAGATTCAGGGTTTCTTTGACGGGCCCGTCGACCACATGCGCGGGCAAAACCTGCTGACCGGCTACATCAAGGACAACTACTCGGACGGCAACATGGTGGTGGTCTCCCCCGACTCCGGCCGGGTGCGGATCGCCGAGAAGTGGGCCGACGCTTTGGGCGGCGTGCCGCTGGCCTTCATTCACAAGACCCGCGACCCGCGCGTGCCCAACCAGGTGGTGTCCAACCGGGTCGTCGGCGAAGTGCAGGGGCGCACCTGTGTGCTGATCGACGACATGATCGACACCGGCGGCACCATTGCCGGCGCTGTGCAGCTGCTGCGTAACGACGGCGCCAGTGACGTGATCATCGCGGCTACCCACGGCGTGCTGTCGCACCCAGCTGCGCAGCGGCTGGCCCAGTGCGGGGCCCGGGAAGTGATCGTCACCAACACGCTGCCGATCGGCGAGGAGAAGCGTTTCTCCCAGCTCACGGTTTTGTCCATCGCGCCGCTGCTAGCCAGCACCATCCGCGCGGTTTTCGAAAACGGCTCAGTCACAGGGCTATTCGACGGGGACGCATAG
- a CDS encoding lipase family protein: MGQGQSTAMARRAFLANVVRVGGAGLLAPLVGPGIMTARACPPFDPQFALDVPLPLSFAAYAIENSLHVKLPPGYDWTAKVVVNVDDAAVLRAQNPKLAKIAKVAIDQRVFGLMGRNISTRTAFLAFRGTVDYDDVITDLGMMPTPYHPVDGFGWVHSGFLFMYGLLRRSIVEYLPVACTGCDKLLITGHSLGAALAVLAAPDVMKNVVPNLVPSLITFAGPAAGLWDFATAFNGAIDNCYRVVNAYDLVPYMPPPPYEHVGVPVAVDSGGSVDPFWRHSLYAYQVGLERMIKSPRR, from the coding sequence ATGGGCCAGGGTCAGTCCACCGCAATGGCACGCCGCGCCTTCCTGGCAAACGTCGTGCGGGTCGGCGGCGCCGGACTTCTCGCGCCACTAGTTGGCCCGGGAATCATGACTGCCCGCGCGTGTCCCCCGTTTGACCCGCAGTTCGCTCTCGACGTTCCGCTTCCACTGAGCTTCGCCGCCTACGCGATAGAGAATTCGTTGCATGTGAAGCTCCCGCCGGGATACGACTGGACCGCCAAGGTTGTAGTTAACGTTGACGATGCCGCCGTGCTACGCGCCCAGAATCCCAAGCTGGCAAAGATAGCAAAGGTAGCGATCGACCAACGTGTATTCGGGCTGATGGGCCGCAACATATCCACTCGGACTGCGTTCTTGGCATTCCGCGGCACCGTTGACTACGACGACGTGATAACGGATCTCGGCATGATGCCCACCCCTTACCATCCAGTCGATGGGTTCGGATGGGTGCACTCTGGCTTTCTGTTTATGTACGGTTTGCTTCGACGTAGCATCGTCGAGTACTTGCCCGTCGCGTGCACGGGTTGCGACAAGCTCCTGATCACCGGCCACAGCCTCGGCGCAGCGCTCGCTGTACTGGCTGCGCCCGACGTCATGAAAAATGTTGTGCCGAACCTCGTACCTAGTCTCATCACGTTCGCAGGGCCGGCAGCCGGACTTTGGGACTTCGCAACGGCATTCAACGGCGCCATCGATAACTGCTACCGAGTGGTGAACGCGTACGATCTGGTTCCCTACATGCCACCTCCGCCGTACGAACATGTGGGCGTTCCGGTCGCAGTCGACAGCGGGGGATCAGTCGATCCGTTTTGGCGTCACAGCCTTTACGCCTATCAGGTCGGGCTGGAGAGAATGATTAAGTCACCCAGACGGTGA